In a genomic window of Erinaceus europaeus chromosome 12, mEriEur2.1, whole genome shotgun sequence:
- the MKS1 gene encoding tectonic-like complex member MKS1 isoform X4 has product MVSPRDGGVLKSRIVTWEPSEEFVRNNHVINTPLQTMYIMADLGPYGKLGYKKYEHVLCTLKVDSNGVITVKPDFTGLKGPYRIETEGEKPELWKYTIDNVSSLAHREEEEREQRVFKDLYGRHKEYLNSLVGTDFEMTIPGTLRLFVNGEVVSAQGYEYDNLYVHFFVELPTTNWSSPDIQQLSGVTQTCATKSLGMDKVAYFSYPFTFEASFLHEDESDDALPEWPVLYCEVLSLDFWQRYRVEGYGAVVLPATSGSHTLTVSTWRPMELGTVAELRRFFIGGSLELEDLSYVWIPGTFKGERLSRFGLRTETTGSVTFRLHCLQQSRAFMESSSLRKRMQSVLDRLEGFSQQSSIHNVLEAFHRARRRMQEARESLPQDLVSPPATMVS; this is encoded by the exons ATGGTGTCTCCTAGGGACGGTGGTGTCCTCAAGTCACGAATTGTCACCTGGGAACCCTCAGAAGAGTTTGTCAGGAACAACCATGTCATCAACACCCCTCTTCAGACAATGTACATCATGGCAGACCTGGGACCCTATGGAAA GCTTGGGTATAAGAAGTATGAACATGTCCTCTGTACTCTGAAGGTGGACAGCAATGGTGTGATCACAGTAAAACCCGACTTCACTGGCCTCAAAGGGCCCTACAG AATTGAGACTGAGGGGGAAAAGCCAGAACTGTGGAAGTATACGATTGACAATGTGTCCTCCCTTGCACAtcgggaggaggaggagcgggaACAGCGTGTGTTCAAGGAC CTCTATGGTCGACACAAAGAGTATCTCAACAGCCTTGTGGGCACTGACTTTGAAATG ACCATCCCAGGTACCCTCCGGCTCTTTGTAAATGGAGAGGTGG TTTCAGCTCAAGGCTACGAGTATGACAATCTCTACGTCCACTTCTTTGTAGAATTGCCAACTACTA ATTGGTCAAGCCCAGATATCCAGCAGCTCTCAGGAGTAACACAGACCTGTGCCACCAAGTCCCTGGGAATG GACAAGGTAGCTTACTTCTCCTATCCGTTTACATTTGAGGCTTCCTTCCTCCACGAGGATGAGTCAGATG aTGCCCTCCCAGAGTGGCCTGTGCTCTACTGTGAGGTCCTGTCACTGGACTTCTGGCAGAGGTACCGTGTGGAAGGCTACGGAGCTGTAGTGCTGCCCGCCACCTCAG gctcccataccctGACAGTCTCCACATGGAGGCCGATGGAGCTTGGCACCGTGGCTGAGCTGAGGAGGTTTTTCATTGGTGGGTCTCTGGAACTGGAGGACCTCTCCTATGTGTGGATACCCGGAACCTTCAAG GGAGAGCGGCTGAGTCGATTTGGACTCCGCACAGAGACCACAGGTAGTGTCACCTTCCGCTTGCACTGCCTGCAGCAGTCCAG GGCCTTCATGGAGTCCAGCTCCCTTCGGAAAAGGATGCAGAGTGTGTTGGACCGTCTGGAAGGATTTAGCCAGCAGAGTTCCATTCACAATGTGCTAG AGGCCTTCCACCGAGCCCGGCGCCGCATGCAGGAGGCCCGGGAGAGCCTCCCCCAAGACCTCGTGAGTCCTCCAGCCACCATGGTCTCCTAG
- the MKS1 gene encoding tectonic-like complex member MKS1 isoform X2, whose translation MIGWQEKLFSQFEVDLYQNEVACQSPLDHQYRQEILKLEDSGGRKNQRIFTYTDSDRYTNLEEHCQKMTTAASEVPSFLVERMANVRRRRQDRRGMDGGVLKSRIVTWEPSEEFVRNNHVINTPLQTMYIMADLGPYGKLGYKKYEHVLCTLKVDSNGVITVKPDFTGLKGPYRIETEGEKPELWKYTIDNVSSLAHREEEEREQRVFKDLYGRHKEYLNSLVGTDFEMTIPGTLRLFVNGEVVSAQGYEYDNLYVHFFVELPTTNWSSPDIQQLSGVTQTCATKSLGMDKVAYFSYPFTFEASFLHEDESDDALPEWPVLYCEVLSLDFWQRYRVEGYGAVVLPATSGSHTLTVSTWRPMELGTVAELRRFFIGGSLELEDLSYVWIPGTFKGERLSRFGLRTETTGSVTFRLHCLQQSRAFMESSSLRKRMQSVLDRLEGFSQQSSIHNVLEAFHRARRRMQEARESLPQDLVSPPATMVS comes from the exons atgATTGGGTGGCAGGAGAAACTCTTTAGCCAG TTTGAAGTCGATCTATACCAAAATGAAGTAGCTTGTCAAAGTCCTTTGGATCATCAATACCGTCAGGAAATCTTGAAGCTGGAGGATTCAGGTGGCAGGAAGAACCAACGAATCTTTACTTATACTGACTCTGACAGATACACCAATTTGGAGGAG cacTGCCAGAAAATGACCACTGCAGCCAGCGAGGTGCCATCTTTCTTGGTGGAGCGAATGGCGAACGTCAGGCGGCGGCGGCAAGACAGGCGTGGGAT GGACGGTGGTGTCCTCAAGTCACGAATTGTCACCTGGGAACCCTCAGAAGAGTTTGTCAGGAACAACCATGTCATCAACACCCCTCTTCAGACAATGTACATCATGGCAGACCTGGGACCCTATGGAAA GCTTGGGTATAAGAAGTATGAACATGTCCTCTGTACTCTGAAGGTGGACAGCAATGGTGTGATCACAGTAAAACCCGACTTCACTGGCCTCAAAGGGCCCTACAG AATTGAGACTGAGGGGGAAAAGCCAGAACTGTGGAAGTATACGATTGACAATGTGTCCTCCCTTGCACAtcgggaggaggaggagcgggaACAGCGTGTGTTCAAGGAC CTCTATGGTCGACACAAAGAGTATCTCAACAGCCTTGTGGGCACTGACTTTGAAATG ACCATCCCAGGTACCCTCCGGCTCTTTGTAAATGGAGAGGTGG TTTCAGCTCAAGGCTACGAGTATGACAATCTCTACGTCCACTTCTTTGTAGAATTGCCAACTACTA ATTGGTCAAGCCCAGATATCCAGCAGCTCTCAGGAGTAACACAGACCTGTGCCACCAAGTCCCTGGGAATG GACAAGGTAGCTTACTTCTCCTATCCGTTTACATTTGAGGCTTCCTTCCTCCACGAGGATGAGTCAGATG aTGCCCTCCCAGAGTGGCCTGTGCTCTACTGTGAGGTCCTGTCACTGGACTTCTGGCAGAGGTACCGTGTGGAAGGCTACGGAGCTGTAGTGCTGCCCGCCACCTCAG gctcccataccctGACAGTCTCCACATGGAGGCCGATGGAGCTTGGCACCGTGGCTGAGCTGAGGAGGTTTTTCATTGGTGGGTCTCTGGAACTGGAGGACCTCTCCTATGTGTGGATACCCGGAACCTTCAAG GGAGAGCGGCTGAGTCGATTTGGACTCCGCACAGAGACCACAGGTAGTGTCACCTTCCGCTTGCACTGCCTGCAGCAGTCCAG GGCCTTCATGGAGTCCAGCTCCCTTCGGAAAAGGATGCAGAGTGTGTTGGACCGTCTGGAAGGATTTAGCCAGCAGAGTTCCATTCACAATGTGCTAG AGGCCTTCCACCGAGCCCGGCGCCGCATGCAGGAGGCCCGGGAGAGCCTCCCCCAAGACCTCGTGAGTCCTCCAGCCACCATGGTCTCCTAG
- the MKS1 gene encoding tectonic-like complex member MKS1 isoform X5 yields MAAETWNTDTGEAVYRSRDPVRNLRLRVHLQRITSSNFLHCQPAAQLRKDLIDLATFRPQPSASGHRPDEDEEEEVMIGWQEKLFSQFEVDLYQNEVACQSPLDHQYRQEILKLEDSGGRKNQRIFTYTDSDRYTNLEEHCQKMTTAASEVPSFLVERMANVRRRRQDRRGMDGGVLKSRIVTWEPSEEFVRNNHVINTPLQTMYIMADLGPYGKLGYKKYEHVLCTLKVDSNGVITVKPDFTGLKGPYRIETEGEKPELWKYTIDNVSSLAHREEEEREQRVFKDLYGRHKEYLNSLVGTDFEMTIPGTLRLFVNGEVVSAQGYEYDNLYVHFFVELPTTNWSSPDIQQLSGVTQTCATKSLGMDKVAYFSYPFTFEASFLHEDESDDALPEWPVLYCEVLSLDFWQRYRVEGYGAVVLPATSGPSWSPAPFGKGCRVCWTVWKDLASRVPFTMC; encoded by the exons ATGGCGGCGGAGACGTGGAACACTGACACCGGGGAAGCAGTTTATCGCTCCCGTGATCCTGTGCGCAACCTGCGCCTCCG AGTTCACTTACAAAGAATCACATCAAGCAATTTCCTCCATTGCCAGCCTGCTGCCCAGTTGCGGAAGGACCTTATAGACTTGGCTACCTTTAGACCCCAGCCATCTGCCA GTGGACATCGCCCAgatgaagatgaggaggaggaggtcatgATTGGGTGGCAGGAGAAACTCTTTAGCCAG TTTGAAGTCGATCTATACCAAAATGAAGTAGCTTGTCAAAGTCCTTTGGATCATCAATACCGTCAGGAAATCTTGAAGCTGGAGGATTCAGGTGGCAGGAAGAACCAACGAATCTTTACTTATACTGACTCTGACAGATACACCAATTTGGAGGAG cacTGCCAGAAAATGACCACTGCAGCCAGCGAGGTGCCATCTTTCTTGGTGGAGCGAATGGCGAACGTCAGGCGGCGGCGGCAAGACAGGCGTGGGAT GGACGGTGGTGTCCTCAAGTCACGAATTGTCACCTGGGAACCCTCAGAAGAGTTTGTCAGGAACAACCATGTCATCAACACCCCTCTTCAGACAATGTACATCATGGCAGACCTGGGACCCTATGGAAA GCTTGGGTATAAGAAGTATGAACATGTCCTCTGTACTCTGAAGGTGGACAGCAATGGTGTGATCACAGTAAAACCCGACTTCACTGGCCTCAAAGGGCCCTACAG AATTGAGACTGAGGGGGAAAAGCCAGAACTGTGGAAGTATACGATTGACAATGTGTCCTCCCTTGCACAtcgggaggaggaggagcgggaACAGCGTGTGTTCAAGGAC CTCTATGGTCGACACAAAGAGTATCTCAACAGCCTTGTGGGCACTGACTTTGAAATG ACCATCCCAGGTACCCTCCGGCTCTTTGTAAATGGAGAGGTGG TTTCAGCTCAAGGCTACGAGTATGACAATCTCTACGTCCACTTCTTTGTAGAATTGCCAACTACTA ATTGGTCAAGCCCAGATATCCAGCAGCTCTCAGGAGTAACACAGACCTGTGCCACCAAGTCCCTGGGAATG GACAAGGTAGCTTACTTCTCCTATCCGTTTACATTTGAGGCTTCCTTCCTCCACGAGGATGAGTCAGATG aTGCCCTCCCAGAGTGGCCTGTGCTCTACTGTGAGGTCCTGTCACTGGACTTCTGGCAGAGGTACCGTGTGGAAGGCTACGGAGCTGTAGTGCTGCCCGCCACCTCAG GGCCTTCATGGAGTCCAGCTCCCTTCGGAAAAGGATGCAGAGTGTGTTGGACCGTCTGGAAGGATTTAGCCAGCAGAGTTCCATTCACAATGTGCTAG
- the MKS1 gene encoding tectonic-like complex member MKS1 isoform X1, which produces MAAETWNTDTGEAVYRSRDPVRNLRLRVHLQRITSSNFLHCQPAAQLRKDLIDLATFRPQPSASGHRPDEDEEEEVMIGWQEKLFSQFEVDLYQNEVACQSPLDHQYRQEILKLEDSGGRKNQRIFTYTDSDRYTNLEEHCQKMTTAASEVPSFLVERMANVRRRRQDRRGMDGGVLKSRIVTWEPSEEFVRNNHVINTPLQTMYIMADLGPYGKLGYKKYEHVLCTLKVDSNGVITVKPDFTGLKGPYRIETEGEKPELWKYTIDNVSSLAHREEEEREQRVFKDLYGRHKEYLNSLVGTDFEMTIPGTLRLFVNGEVVSAQGYEYDNLYVHFFVELPTTNWSSPDIQQLSGVTQTCATKSLGMDKVAYFSYPFTFEASFLHEDESDDALPEWPVLYCEVLSLDFWQRYRVEGYGAVVLPATSGSHTLTVSTWRPMELGTVAELRRFFIGGSLELEDLSYVWIPGTFKGERLSRFGLRTETTGSVTFRLHCLQQSRAFMESSSLRKRMQSVLDRLEGFSQQSSIHNVLEAFHRARRRMQEARESLPQDLVSPPATMVS; this is translated from the exons ATGGCGGCGGAGACGTGGAACACTGACACCGGGGAAGCAGTTTATCGCTCCCGTGATCCTGTGCGCAACCTGCGCCTCCG AGTTCACTTACAAAGAATCACATCAAGCAATTTCCTCCATTGCCAGCCTGCTGCCCAGTTGCGGAAGGACCTTATAGACTTGGCTACCTTTAGACCCCAGCCATCTGCCA GTGGACATCGCCCAgatgaagatgaggaggaggaggtcatgATTGGGTGGCAGGAGAAACTCTTTAGCCAG TTTGAAGTCGATCTATACCAAAATGAAGTAGCTTGTCAAAGTCCTTTGGATCATCAATACCGTCAGGAAATCTTGAAGCTGGAGGATTCAGGTGGCAGGAAGAACCAACGAATCTTTACTTATACTGACTCTGACAGATACACCAATTTGGAGGAG cacTGCCAGAAAATGACCACTGCAGCCAGCGAGGTGCCATCTTTCTTGGTGGAGCGAATGGCGAACGTCAGGCGGCGGCGGCAAGACAGGCGTGGGAT GGACGGTGGTGTCCTCAAGTCACGAATTGTCACCTGGGAACCCTCAGAAGAGTTTGTCAGGAACAACCATGTCATCAACACCCCTCTTCAGACAATGTACATCATGGCAGACCTGGGACCCTATGGAAA GCTTGGGTATAAGAAGTATGAACATGTCCTCTGTACTCTGAAGGTGGACAGCAATGGTGTGATCACAGTAAAACCCGACTTCACTGGCCTCAAAGGGCCCTACAG AATTGAGACTGAGGGGGAAAAGCCAGAACTGTGGAAGTATACGATTGACAATGTGTCCTCCCTTGCACAtcgggaggaggaggagcgggaACAGCGTGTGTTCAAGGAC CTCTATGGTCGACACAAAGAGTATCTCAACAGCCTTGTGGGCACTGACTTTGAAATG ACCATCCCAGGTACCCTCCGGCTCTTTGTAAATGGAGAGGTGG TTTCAGCTCAAGGCTACGAGTATGACAATCTCTACGTCCACTTCTTTGTAGAATTGCCAACTACTA ATTGGTCAAGCCCAGATATCCAGCAGCTCTCAGGAGTAACACAGACCTGTGCCACCAAGTCCCTGGGAATG GACAAGGTAGCTTACTTCTCCTATCCGTTTACATTTGAGGCTTCCTTCCTCCACGAGGATGAGTCAGATG aTGCCCTCCCAGAGTGGCCTGTGCTCTACTGTGAGGTCCTGTCACTGGACTTCTGGCAGAGGTACCGTGTGGAAGGCTACGGAGCTGTAGTGCTGCCCGCCACCTCAG gctcccataccctGACAGTCTCCACATGGAGGCCGATGGAGCTTGGCACCGTGGCTGAGCTGAGGAGGTTTTTCATTGGTGGGTCTCTGGAACTGGAGGACCTCTCCTATGTGTGGATACCCGGAACCTTCAAG GGAGAGCGGCTGAGTCGATTTGGACTCCGCACAGAGACCACAGGTAGTGTCACCTTCCGCTTGCACTGCCTGCAGCAGTCCAG GGCCTTCATGGAGTCCAGCTCCCTTCGGAAAAGGATGCAGAGTGTGTTGGACCGTCTGGAAGGATTTAGCCAGCAGAGTTCCATTCACAATGTGCTAG AGGCCTTCCACCGAGCCCGGCGCCGCATGCAGGAGGCCCGGGAGAGCCTCCCCCAAGACCTCGTGAGTCCTCCAGCCACCATGGTCTCCTAG
- the MKS1 gene encoding tectonic-like complex member MKS1 isoform X3 has product MTTAASEVPSFLVERMANVRRRRQDRRGMDGGVLKSRIVTWEPSEEFVRNNHVINTPLQTMYIMADLGPYGKLGYKKYEHVLCTLKVDSNGVITVKPDFTGLKGPYRIETEGEKPELWKYTIDNVSSLAHREEEEREQRVFKDLYGRHKEYLNSLVGTDFEMTIPGTLRLFVNGEVVSAQGYEYDNLYVHFFVELPTTNWSSPDIQQLSGVTQTCATKSLGMDKVAYFSYPFTFEASFLHEDESDDALPEWPVLYCEVLSLDFWQRYRVEGYGAVVLPATSGSHTLTVSTWRPMELGTVAELRRFFIGGSLELEDLSYVWIPGTFKGERLSRFGLRTETTGSVTFRLHCLQQSRAFMESSSLRKRMQSVLDRLEGFSQQSSIHNVLEAFHRARRRMQEARESLPQDLVSPPATMVS; this is encoded by the exons ATGACCACTGCAGCCAGCGAGGTGCCATCTTTCTTGGTGGAGCGAATGGCGAACGTCAGGCGGCGGCGGCAAGACAGGCGTGGGAT GGACGGTGGTGTCCTCAAGTCACGAATTGTCACCTGGGAACCCTCAGAAGAGTTTGTCAGGAACAACCATGTCATCAACACCCCTCTTCAGACAATGTACATCATGGCAGACCTGGGACCCTATGGAAA GCTTGGGTATAAGAAGTATGAACATGTCCTCTGTACTCTGAAGGTGGACAGCAATGGTGTGATCACAGTAAAACCCGACTTCACTGGCCTCAAAGGGCCCTACAG AATTGAGACTGAGGGGGAAAAGCCAGAACTGTGGAAGTATACGATTGACAATGTGTCCTCCCTTGCACAtcgggaggaggaggagcgggaACAGCGTGTGTTCAAGGAC CTCTATGGTCGACACAAAGAGTATCTCAACAGCCTTGTGGGCACTGACTTTGAAATG ACCATCCCAGGTACCCTCCGGCTCTTTGTAAATGGAGAGGTGG TTTCAGCTCAAGGCTACGAGTATGACAATCTCTACGTCCACTTCTTTGTAGAATTGCCAACTACTA ATTGGTCAAGCCCAGATATCCAGCAGCTCTCAGGAGTAACACAGACCTGTGCCACCAAGTCCCTGGGAATG GACAAGGTAGCTTACTTCTCCTATCCGTTTACATTTGAGGCTTCCTTCCTCCACGAGGATGAGTCAGATG aTGCCCTCCCAGAGTGGCCTGTGCTCTACTGTGAGGTCCTGTCACTGGACTTCTGGCAGAGGTACCGTGTGGAAGGCTACGGAGCTGTAGTGCTGCCCGCCACCTCAG gctcccataccctGACAGTCTCCACATGGAGGCCGATGGAGCTTGGCACCGTGGCTGAGCTGAGGAGGTTTTTCATTGGTGGGTCTCTGGAACTGGAGGACCTCTCCTATGTGTGGATACCCGGAACCTTCAAG GGAGAGCGGCTGAGTCGATTTGGACTCCGCACAGAGACCACAGGTAGTGTCACCTTCCGCTTGCACTGCCTGCAGCAGTCCAG GGCCTTCATGGAGTCCAGCTCCCTTCGGAAAAGGATGCAGAGTGTGTTGGACCGTCTGGAAGGATTTAGCCAGCAGAGTTCCATTCACAATGTGCTAG AGGCCTTCCACCGAGCCCGGCGCCGCATGCAGGAGGCCCGGGAGAGCCTCCCCCAAGACCTCGTGAGTCCTCCAGCCACCATGGTCTCCTAG